The Candidatus Zixiibacteriota bacterium genome includes the window GACCGCCCCGACGTTCGCGGGCTGGATTTCCGACAGGTTCGGCAGGAATTTCCTGATCATGCTGTTCTCTCTGGCGAGCGTGTTCGCGATCGCCGCGGTCCCCTTCCTCGAAACCGGCTGGCCTCTCGCGGCGGCTTTCGGCGCTATCGGGCTGGTGCTCTGGGCGCTCAGGCCGGTGCTGATCACGGCGGCAATGGACGCGGCGCCCCAGAGCGTCTCGGGAACGATCGTGGCTTTCATCTTCACCGCCAACGCCGCTTTGTCTTTTCTCGCTCCGCTCGCAGCGGGGCTGGTCGCCGACGCCCGCGGCCTGCCCGCCGCAGTCGGCTCGATCGCGCTCTTTCCGCTCCTGGCGTTCGGGCTCGCTGCGGTCGTTTTCGCCCGCTCGCGCGGCCCGGGGGCCGGGCTTCGCTCTTGAGGAAGGCGCCCGCGCTCGCGGCTTCGGCTCGGGGCGTTTGCAGGGGCCGGGGCTCTTTGCGCCCGGAGGAAACGCGGGCAATCGGTTGCAAGCCCGCGCCTTTCCATAATAATAGACTCGTCCGCCGAGGAGGAGCCTTGGCGGACGAGGGCTCGCACACCGAACCAGTTCCAGGAGGTTCGTCATGGTCAAACTGGCGTCCAAACTGACCTTCGGCCCCGAGACGGCTGACTGGCAGGAGCGCCTCAATCCGGACCGCATGCGGCGCCAGCGGGTGGAGCGTGCACGGATGCTCATGCGCAGGTACGGCATCGCGGCGATTCTGGAAGCCAACCATCAGAACATCCGTTACCTGACGGCGCTGAAGGGCTTCGCCTATCCGATGTGCCGCTACGTCCTGTTCTTCGCCGAGCACGATCCCGTCATGTACGAGCACGACGGCTACTACCATCAGATGCCCGATCAGTGCCCATGGATCCGCGAGTGGCGCCCGGCGCGCTCCTGGCTCACGGGTTCGCCCGGCCCGGAAGCCTCCGCCGCCGAAGCCAGGGCCTTCGCCGGCGAGATCAAGGCGGAGCTCGAAAAGCGCGGCCTTCTCGGAGAAAAGCTCGGCCTGGGCGGCTTCGACGGAACCGCACGCGAGGCGTTGATCCAGGCGGGCATCAAGAACATCGTCGACTCCCGCAGCCTCATGCTCGAGGCTCGCATGATCAAGAATCAGGACGAGATCAGCTGTCTCAAGACCTGCGCTGCGATGGTCGACGGCGTGTGGTTTCGCGTCTGGGAGAGCCTGAAACCCGGGATGAAGGACACTGACCTGATGGCGCTCGCCTCGGCGGCCGGCTACGAATACGGGCTCGAATCGGCCGTGCCCGGCGGGTGGCGCACCGGCCCGATGACCTTCGATCGCGGCTGTCACGCGACCAGCCGGATCATTCAGGTCGGCGATCTGGTTTACGGCTCCTACTGCGGCGCGACCTACATGGGCTACGGGAGCTGCACGTACCGGACGTTCATCGTCGGGCGCGAGCCGACCGCGAAAGAGAAGGATTGGTACAAGGCGGTCCGCGACCGCGTCGACGCGGTGATCGACGAAATCAAGCCCGG containing:
- a CDS encoding Xaa-Pro peptidase family protein, whose product is MVKLASKLTFGPETADWQERLNPDRMRRQRVERARMLMRRYGIAAILEANHQNIRYLTALKGFAYPMCRYVLFFAEHDPVMYEHDGYYHQMPDQCPWIREWRPARSWLTGSPGPEASAAEARAFAGEIKAELEKRGLLGEKLGLGGFDGTAREALIQAGIKNIVDSRSLMLEARMIKNQDEISCLKTCAAMVDGVWFRVWESLKPGMKDTDLMALASAAGYEYGLESAVPGGWRTGPMTFDRGCHATSRIIQVGDLVYGSYCGATYMGYGSCTYRTFIVGREPTAKEKDWYKAVRDRVDAVIDEIKPGKTTADAAKHFPPAERWGYKSEVELLASEIGHGIGLGTSTGYDMPIINRLWSFDHPQVFEEGMTLAVECREGETRVGGVRLENMLVVTKNGAEIMDCFPRDEILVAPR